From Prosthecobacter dejongeii, the proteins below share one genomic window:
- a CDS encoding glycine cleavage system protein H translates to MSLPTVRFKHARFSARFPESYRYSRSHYWMAPVEGESGLWRVGFTKFATRMLGELVDCEWPTQEGDFIEPGKNIGWVEGFKAASDVYAVMQGQFAGGNPYLKQDACVVRTDPYEVGWLYAVRGEPEADHLDVHGYIEYLSGIIQRMAEEGHGEEGAAED, encoded by the coding sequence ATGTCTCTCCCGACCGTTCGATTCAAACACGCCCGTTTCTCAGCACGTTTTCCTGAGAGTTATCGTTATTCGAGATCGCATTATTGGATGGCTCCCGTCGAGGGCGAATCTGGTCTTTGGCGCGTAGGATTCACCAAGTTCGCCACTCGCATGTTGGGTGAGCTGGTGGACTGTGAATGGCCCACCCAGGAGGGGGATTTCATCGAGCCGGGGAAAAATATCGGCTGGGTCGAAGGATTCAAGGCTGCCTCAGATGTTTATGCCGTTATGCAGGGGCAATTTGCAGGCGGAAATCCCTACTTGAAGCAGGATGCTTGTGTGGTGCGCACGGATCCTTATGAAGTGGGTTGGCTATATGCTGTGCGGGGTGAGCCGGAGGCGGATCATCTGGATGTGCATGGGTACATCGAGTACCTCTCCGGCATCATTCAGCGGATGGCTGAAGAAGGCCACGGAGAGGAAGGCGCTGCGGAGGACTGA
- the rplM gene encoding 50S ribosomal protein L13 gives MKTFSAKAEDMNRQWWVIDAKDKVLGQVAVAAANLIRGKTRPTFTPHVDTGDFVVVINADKVRVTGKKEQQKTYTSKRGGFIGNQKVETVEKVRQRRPELLVHRAVKGMVPHNRLGNAIITKLKVYAGEEHPHVAQNPKAFSVA, from the coding sequence ATGAAGACATTCTCTGCCAAAGCCGAAGACATGAACCGCCAATGGTGGGTCATTGATGCCAAGGACAAAGTCCTGGGCCAGGTCGCCGTGGCTGCCGCTAACCTCATTCGCGGCAAGACCCGCCCTACCTTCACCCCCCACGTGGACACGGGTGATTTCGTCGTCGTCATCAATGCAGATAAAGTCCGCGTGACTGGCAAAAAAGAGCAGCAGAAGACCTACACCAGCAAGCGTGGTGGCTTCATCGGTAACCAGAAAGTGGAGACCGTGGAAAAAGTCCGTCAGCGTCGCCCTGAGCTTCTCGTTCACCGCGCTGTGAAAGGCATGGTTCCTCATAACCGCCTGGGCAATGCCATCATCACCAAGCTCAAAGTGTACGCTGGTGAAGAGCATCCTCACGTGGCACAGAACCCGAAGGCTTTCTCCGTCGCCTAA
- a CDS encoding PQQ-like beta-propeller repeat protein yields the protein MKAPSLFPRLFLIASVSTAAWAADWPIWRGPTFDGITAEKEWQLKADPKVVWEAEVGLGFSSFVVSQGKVLTTGHAEEQDTIYCFDAKTGKELWKHSYAADLGDKYYEGGTSATPTFDGDKIYHLSRWGDLFCLEAVTGKVVWEKNVQKETDANIPDWGFAGAPLVQDNLLLLNVGKAGMAVEKATGKTLWKSEVDNAGYSTPYPISHAGKKLAVIGSGDVYIAVDVKSGQQVWSFKWNTRYGVNAADPILVGDNLFISTGYNKGCALLKLGEGEPQKVWENKALKNMFNSSIILDGHIYGIDGDHNSRCAMKCVRLSDGQEMWAEKEVGFASLTASVDGRLLVLTAKGELIEVKASPGKYIENSRAQILNGKCWSTPVLANGLLYARNSEGHVVCLELGK from the coding sequence ATGAAGGCTCCCTCGCTTTTCCCTCGCCTGTTTTTGATTGCCAGTGTTTCCACGGCTGCTTGGGCGGCTGATTGGCCTATCTGGCGTGGCCCTACCTTTGATGGGATCACTGCTGAAAAGGAGTGGCAATTGAAGGCGGATCCCAAAGTCGTTTGGGAGGCTGAGGTGGGCTTAGGATTTTCCTCTTTCGTGGTTTCACAGGGGAAAGTGCTCACCACTGGCCATGCCGAGGAACAAGACACGATTTATTGTTTTGACGCGAAGACTGGCAAAGAACTTTGGAAACACAGCTACGCAGCTGATTTGGGTGATAAGTATTATGAAGGTGGAACCTCAGCGACTCCCACCTTCGATGGCGATAAAATTTATCACCTCAGCCGTTGGGGAGATCTCTTTTGCTTGGAGGCCGTGACTGGTAAAGTGGTCTGGGAAAAAAACGTCCAGAAAGAGACCGATGCCAATATTCCTGACTGGGGTTTTGCAGGTGCGCCGCTGGTGCAGGACAATCTGCTCCTTCTGAATGTGGGTAAAGCTGGCATGGCGGTCGAAAAAGCGACGGGCAAGACCCTCTGGAAAAGTGAAGTGGACAATGCAGGATACTCGACCCCGTATCCCATCTCCCATGCAGGCAAAAAACTGGCCGTGATTGGCTCTGGAGATGTCTACATCGCCGTGGATGTAAAAAGTGGCCAGCAGGTCTGGTCCTTCAAATGGAACACCCGTTATGGTGTGAATGCAGCGGATCCCATTCTTGTCGGAGATAATCTTTTCATTTCCACGGGGTATAACAAAGGATGTGCTCTTTTGAAACTGGGGGAAGGGGAGCCGCAGAAAGTTTGGGAGAATAAGGCTCTCAAAAACATGTTTAATTCCAGCATCATCCTGGATGGCCATATTTACGGCATTGATGGAGACCACAACAGTCGCTGCGCCATGAAGTGTGTGCGCCTCAGCGATGGGCAGGAAATGTGGGCAGAGAAGGAAGTTGGTTTTGCCTCGCTCACCGCCAGTGTAGATGGCCGCCTGCTCGTTCTTACTGCCAAGGGTGAACTCATTGAAGTCAAAGCAAGTCCTGGGAAGTACATCGAGAACTCTCGCGCTCAAATCCTCAACGGGAAGTGCTGGAGCACGCCTGTCTTAGCCAATGGCCTCCTTTATGCTCGTAATTCTGAAGGTCATGTGGTCTGCCTAGAGCTCGGAAAATAA
- the rpsI gene encoding 30S ribosomal protein S9, with protein sequence MSKPITNATGRRKTAIARVHILAGSGSITVNGRDFEEYFPTVALQNQILTPLALTNTRQQYDFNVNACGGGITGQVGAVKLGISRALITVNPEHRGVLKKAGLLTRDSRAKERKKPGRPGARKRFQFSKR encoded by the coding sequence ATGAGCAAGCCCATCACCAATGCCACTGGCCGCCGCAAGACCGCCATCGCCCGCGTGCACATCCTGGCCGGTTCCGGTTCTATCACCGTCAACGGTCGCGACTTTGAGGAGTATTTCCCAACCGTCGCCCTTCAGAACCAGATTCTGACCCCTCTGGCCCTGACGAATACCCGTCAGCAGTATGATTTCAATGTCAATGCCTGTGGTGGTGGTATCACCGGTCAGGTCGGTGCTGTAAAGCTTGGCATTTCCCGTGCTCTGATCACCGTGAATCCTGAACATCGCGGTGTTCTCAAAAAAGCAGGCCTGCTGACCCGTGATTCCCGCGCTAAAGAGCGTAAGAAGCCAGGTCGCCCAGGTGCCCGCAAGCGTTTCCAGTTCTCCAAGCGTTAA
- a CDS encoding PAS domain-containing protein: protein MKAQYPVNEAQRLKVLHDYAILDTPAEPEFDALTALAANLCQTPVSTITLVDGTRQWFKSKVGLAVDHIPRAAKICAYALENEGLLLVPDTLKDSRFSNNPLVLNEPKIRFYAGTPLITPEGETLGTLCVVDWVPRELTESQKHILTVLGEHVMTRLQLRRQQRQQERTEIALQESEERWQFALLGSDLGVWDWNAETDEVYYSDLWCSMLGYAQAEIGNRLEEWSSRLHPEDRAATLALVQKHFEGATPHYVSEHRLRAKDGSYRWILDRGKVVSRNAQGHPLRVVGTHTDITEHKRAEQALRASEATLATAQRIAQFGSWEMDLTPIGNEELRTLKWSDEVFRMAGFSLGEVQPTNQLFFSLVPEEDHEPIRLAVAKAIQEKMPYSIVHRFRRADGQMRILYETAQVSYDEKTGCPTKMVGIVQDITERQQAEDKIRRLNRLYAVSSSINQAIVRLQSTQELYEQACRIAAELGGLRMAWVGMVNIDGTRLDVRARHGHDAGFLDSVDRTIIGDDVLCGGLSTQAFHEDRIVYSNDLAHEAGTKPWHQEALRRGYRSCAAFPLRIGGKISGVYTVYGDHAECFQEEELALLGALASNISFAIEARMQEEHRLQAETSLQETQRSFHEMAENIGEIFYNYDVIQKRLLYTNQAYAQLWGRSCESVYADPLSYLKYIHPEDLPFAEKAFELQLAGQATNVEFRVTRPDGSQCWVHEHGVPVLDESGRVERIVGTMRDITERKLADEQIRESEERFRMLSKATNDAIWDWNLQTNMIWWNEGFETLFGYQRDQIDPTIQSWYDRIHPEEKEATIASIHHAIDSGEESWTAEYRFRRQDEQYADVMDRGHIIYDTQGKAIRMIGGMTDQSDRKKLEQQFLRAQRMESIGTLAGGISHDLNNVLAPIMMSIELLQMDETDSRRLSILSTIEASARRGSEMVKQVLSFARGVEGQHLDLEIGSLLHEVEKIANETFFKSITVETDFPNELWQVQGDPTQLHQVLINLCVNARDAMPQGGKLMLSACNQRMDEHYAAMNLDATPGPYVVIQVEDTGVGMTPQILERIFEPFFTTKELGKGTGLGLSTTQAIIKSHGGFIRVYSEVGMGTRFRVYLPALDHSAGIEDAEERVELPRGQGELILVVDDEASVRNITTQTLEAFGYKVITAADGAEATALFAVQKQNIAAVITDMMMPVMDGPSTIPVLIRMNPQVRIIAASGLNANGMVAKAMSAGIRHFLPKPYTADTLLKMLKKVLEEPLSPPLS, encoded by the coding sequence ATGAAGGCTCAATATCCCGTTAATGAAGCCCAGCGCCTAAAAGTTCTCCATGATTATGCGATTCTCGATACCCCTGCAGAACCTGAATTTGATGCGCTGACAGCTCTGGCTGCCAATCTGTGCCAGACACCCGTCTCCACCATCACCCTGGTGGATGGCACCCGGCAGTGGTTTAAATCGAAGGTAGGCTTGGCCGTGGACCATATCCCCCGTGCCGCCAAGATCTGCGCTTATGCTTTAGAAAATGAAGGGTTGCTGCTGGTTCCAGATACCCTCAAAGATTCTCGCTTTTCCAATAATCCACTGGTTTTAAATGAACCCAAAATTCGCTTCTATGCAGGCACGCCACTCATCACCCCGGAAGGTGAGACACTAGGAACACTTTGCGTGGTGGATTGGGTCCCTCGTGAATTGACGGAGTCTCAAAAACACATCTTAACCGTTCTGGGAGAGCATGTGATGACCCGACTGCAACTGCGGCGACAACAGCGCCAACAAGAACGAACGGAAATCGCCCTGCAAGAGAGTGAAGAACGCTGGCAGTTTGCTCTTTTGGGGAGCGATCTCGGAGTCTGGGACTGGAATGCAGAAACGGATGAGGTGTATTACTCGGACCTGTGGTGTAGCATGCTCGGGTATGCACAGGCAGAAATTGGCAACCGGCTCGAAGAATGGTCCAGCAGACTGCATCCAGAAGATCGGGCAGCCACTTTAGCATTAGTGCAAAAGCATTTTGAGGGTGCGACTCCACATTATGTGTCAGAGCACCGCTTACGTGCCAAAGATGGCAGTTACCGATGGATTCTTGATCGTGGTAAAGTGGTCTCCAGAAATGCACAGGGTCATCCTCTGAGAGTGGTAGGTACCCATACTGACATCACCGAACATAAACGTGCCGAGCAGGCTCTACGTGCCAGCGAGGCCACTCTGGCCACGGCTCAGCGTATCGCTCAATTTGGCAGTTGGGAGATGGATCTTACCCCGATTGGAAATGAAGAATTGAGAACCCTGAAATGGTCTGACGAGGTGTTCCGAATGGCGGGATTTTCTCTGGGTGAAGTCCAGCCGACTAACCAACTATTCTTCAGTTTGGTCCCCGAAGAAGACCACGAACCGATTCGCCTGGCTGTGGCCAAAGCCATCCAGGAGAAAATGCCCTACTCCATTGTTCATCGCTTTCGCCGCGCAGATGGGCAAATGCGAATCCTCTATGAAACCGCCCAGGTTTCTTATGATGAAAAGACGGGCTGCCCCACCAAAATGGTCGGAATCGTTCAAGATATCACTGAGCGCCAGCAAGCAGAGGATAAGATTCGTCGGCTCAATCGCTTGTACGCAGTTTCTAGCAGTATCAACCAAGCCATCGTACGCCTGCAGAGCACCCAGGAACTTTATGAGCAAGCCTGCCGTATCGCGGCGGAGTTAGGAGGCTTACGAATGGCCTGGGTCGGAATGGTCAATATCGATGGCACCCGCCTGGATGTGCGAGCTAGACATGGGCATGATGCAGGTTTTTTAGACAGCGTTGATCGAACGATCATAGGCGATGATGTCCTTTGCGGGGGCCTCTCCACTCAGGCCTTTCATGAAGACCGCATCGTATATAGCAATGACCTTGCCCATGAAGCAGGGACGAAGCCGTGGCACCAAGAAGCGCTGCGACGCGGTTATCGCTCATGTGCGGCTTTCCCTTTGAGAATTGGTGGGAAAATCTCCGGGGTTTACACAGTGTATGGAGACCACGCTGAGTGCTTTCAGGAAGAAGAACTGGCTCTACTGGGGGCCCTCGCCAGCAACATCTCCTTTGCGATTGAGGCCCGCATGCAAGAGGAACACCGCCTGCAAGCGGAGACATCGCTGCAAGAAACCCAACGGAGCTTTCATGAGATGGCAGAAAACATCGGAGAGATCTTTTACAATTACGATGTCATTCAAAAACGCCTACTCTACACGAATCAAGCGTATGCTCAGCTCTGGGGAAGATCCTGTGAAAGCGTGTATGCCGACCCACTCTCTTACCTCAAATACATCCACCCTGAAGACCTGCCTTTCGCGGAAAAGGCCTTTGAACTTCAGCTTGCAGGCCAAGCCACCAATGTCGAGTTCCGTGTCACACGCCCAGACGGCAGCCAGTGCTGGGTACATGAGCATGGCGTGCCCGTTTTAGATGAAAGCGGGCGCGTGGAGCGCATCGTGGGAACCATGCGTGACATCACGGAACGCAAACTGGCAGACGAACAAATCCGGGAAAGTGAAGAGCGGTTTCGCATGCTTTCTAAAGCCACGAATGACGCCATCTGGGATTGGAATCTCCAAACAAACATGATTTGGTGGAATGAGGGATTTGAAACCCTTTTTGGTTACCAGCGTGACCAGATTGATCCCACCATTCAGTCCTGGTACGATCGTATCCACCCTGAGGAAAAAGAAGCCACGATCGCCAGCATCCACCACGCCATTGATAGCGGCGAAGAATCCTGGACGGCAGAGTATCGCTTTCGGCGGCAGGATGAACAGTATGCTGACGTGATGGATCGTGGCCACATCATTTACGATACTCAGGGCAAAGCAATCCGGATGATCGGGGGAATGACAGACCAGAGTGATCGCAAAAAACTCGAGCAGCAATTCCTCCGGGCTCAGCGCATGGAAAGCATTGGAACTCTGGCCGGAGGGATCTCTCACGATTTAAACAATGTGCTCGCGCCCATCATGATGTCCATCGAACTCCTACAGATGGATGAGACGGATAGTCGCCGGCTTAGCATCCTTTCAACCATCGAAGCGAGTGCACGCAGAGGATCTGAAATGGTCAAGCAGGTGCTTTCTTTCGCCCGTGGAGTGGAAGGCCAGCACCTGGATCTTGAGATCGGCAGCCTACTTCATGAAGTGGAAAAAATTGCCAACGAGACGTTCTTCAAAAGCATCACGGTGGAGACGGACTTTCCAAACGAATTATGGCAAGTGCAGGGAGACCCCACTCAACTGCATCAGGTCTTGATCAACCTTTGTGTGAATGCGCGAGATGCGATGCCTCAAGGCGGTAAGTTAATGCTCTCTGCCTGCAATCAGAGAATGGATGAGCACTACGCCGCCATGAATTTGGATGCAACTCCCGGGCCTTATGTCGTGATCCAGGTAGAGGATACAGGTGTGGGTATGACCCCACAAATTCTCGAAAGAATCTTTGAGCCCTTTTTCACCACCAAAGAGCTGGGTAAAGGCACAGGTCTAGGGCTCTCCACAACCCAAGCCATCATCAAAAGCCACGGTGGCTTTATCCGGGTTTACAGCGAAGTCGGCATGGGCACGCGCTTTCGAGTTTATCTACCCGCCCTAGATCACAGTGCTGGCATAGAAGACGCAGAGGAACGGGTCGAACTGCCGCGAGGCCAAGGAGAGTTAATCCTCGTCGTGGATGACGAAGCTTCTGTGCGCAATATTACCACTCAGACACTGGAGGCCTTTGGGTATAAAGTCATCACCGCCGCTGACGGAGCTGAAGCAACGGCACTTTTTGCCGTGCAAAAGCAAAACATCGCCGCAGTCATCACAGACATGATGATGCCAGTGATGGATGGCCCTTCGACCATTCCTGTCCTCATCCGCATGAATCCTCAAGTGCGCATCATTGCCGCCAGTGGTCTCAATGCGAACGGCATGGTAGCCAAGGCCATGAGTGCTGGTATCCGGCACTTTTTACCCAAACCCTACACGGCGGACACTCTGCTGAAGATGCTGAAGAAAGTGCTTGAGGAACCTTTATCTCCCCCCCTTTCATGA